The following are encoded together in the Montipora foliosa isolate CH-2021 chromosome 12, ASM3666993v2, whole genome shotgun sequence genome:
- the LOC137980923 gene encoding uncharacterized protein, with protein MSLYWVLLMAIRRLVLSVDFSASFFTLINDAGNSSSKLIYSIGRDPFIVFIVLVEIDKLEEQGISTNAINEFTGGIARIIDKCEKTGTKILKSKRLKYEKPPDSVIITPTDKTKRLIAINKTQYKDMVQNSTIATGNYQPRKSKLNHPRTEQIKFNSQLNKIANKYTKKHPELSKALKDNICCEPLPCSVYCLPKDHKKGELKGRPIHAATDTPATRLSTFLVRSLNNILTHVPAHLKNTHEFIDFISSLDDIKGFCSLDVCNLYGSIPLEDLEDGTPGIFTIMRDFFSTHKSVTDLEHLSDDDFVSLLRLCITSDVVLIEGNSYSQKSGLAMGNNLAPTLAIIYMNNLDLEIQSSFNNSVHLKRYIDDMFIAWTNDNLTPDEMVTTANSVNTALKFTVEIPEDNCLPFLDTIVTLHPHNGRFSTELYMKPIHSQCITPWDSHGPISQKRGILIDLWFLNLTLNALEVEPTYCTLHLLQEAK; from the exons ATGTCCTTGTATTGGGTCTTATTGATGGCAATTAGGCGTTTGGTCTTGTCTGTAG ATTTTAGTGCCAGTTTTTTCACACTTATCAATGATGCGGGCAATTCCTCCAGTAAACTCATTTATAGCATTGGTAGAGATCCCTTTATAGTATTTATAGTATTGGTAGAGATCGACAAATTAGAAGAACAAGGGATCTCTACCAATGCTATAAATGAGTTTACTGGAGGAATTGCCCGCATCATTGATAAGTGTGAAAAAACTGGCACTAAAATCTTGAAATCGAAACGTTTAAAGTACGAGAAACCCCCTGACTCAGTGATAATCACACCTACAGACAAGACCAAACGCCTAATTGCCATCAATAAGACCCAATACAAGGACATGGTTCAAAACAGTACTATCGCCACAGGTAATTACCAGCCTAGAAAATCTAAATTAAATCATCCAAGAACGGAACAGATTAAATTTAATAGTCAGCTTaataagatcgcaaacaagtaTACTAAAAAACATCCGGAATTATCCAAGGCGCTCAAAGACAACATCTGCTGTGAACCACTTCCATGCTCTGTGTATTGCTTGCCTAAAGATCACAAAAAGGGTGAGCTGAAAGGCCGCCCAATTCACGCGGCTACAGACACACCAGCCACTCGACTATCAACATTCTTGGTCAGGTCATTAAACAACATCCTTACACATGTACCAGCACATCTAAAGAATACACACGAATTCATTGATTTTATCTCAAGCTTGGATGACATCAAAGGGTTCTGCAGTCTAGATGTTTGTAATTTATATGGTTCCATCCCCCTTGAAGACCTTGAGGATGGTACCCCTGGTATATTCACTATAATGAGAGATTTTTTCTCCACGCACAAATCAGTCACCGACCTAGAACATCTCAGTGACGATGATTTTGTGTCCTTACTACGCCTTTGCATCACCAGTGACGTGGTTCTGATCGAAGGCAACAGCTACTCACAGAAGTCTGGTTTGGCCATGGGCAATAATCTTGCACCCACACTGGCTATCATTTACATGAACAACCTGGACCTTGAAATTCAATCTTCATTCAACAATTCTGTGCATCttaaacgatacattgacgacatgtttATAGCCTGGACTAATGATAACTTAACACCTGACGAAATGGTTACTACCGCTAACAGTGTCAACACTGCTCTTAAGTTTACAGTTGAGATACCGGAAGATAACTGCCTGCCTTTCCTCGACACAATAGTCACTCTTCATCCACACAACGGCCGATTTTCCACGGAACTATACATGAAACCAATCCACAGCCAATGTATCACGCCTTGGGATAGTCACGGCCCGATCTCACAGAAGAGAGGGATCCTCATTG ATTTGTGGTTTCTAAACCTGACTTTGAATGCATTGGAAGTCGAACCAACATACTGCACTTTGCATTTGTTGCAGGAAGCTAAGTAA